Within Vannielia litorea, the genomic segment GAACGGCTCCTCCTTGAACAGGCCCTCGAGGTTCCACGGGCAGGTCTTCATGCAGCGCCCGCACATCGCGCCGCCCGGCGTGGTGATCCGGTAGGTGGTGCATTTCTGGCTGTCGGATTTCCAGATCTCGTAGCCGTTGAACATCAGCTTCGGCCCGGCGGTGATTGCCCCGGAGGGGCACTCGCGGGCGCATTTGTTGCAGCTGTTGCAGAACGTTTGCAGGCCGAAGTCGATGGGCTTGTCATGGGCCATCGGCAGGTCTGTCGTCACCACGCCCGATTTCAGCCGCGGCCCGAGGAAGGGGTTCAGGATCACCTCGCCGATCCGGCTGACCTCGCCCAGGCCCGCGAGCAGAAGCAGGGGCGGCTGAAGCACCTCGCCATCCATCACCGAATGGGCCTTGGCCTTGTAGCCGAGGTTGCGGATCTGCCGGGCGATCACCCCGCCCAGAAGCGAGAACCGCAGGTAGGCCCGCATGGATTGCGCCACCGCGATCCAGTCATCGCCCGAGGAGCCCTCCATCGTCTCGTAGCCCTGGTCCACGATCATGCTGATCGCGTGGTCATGCTCGGGCACGATCGGCTCGCCCCGCGCGTCATGGCTGTACCATGTCCACTCCGGGCAGCGCGAGATCCCCACCGCATCCAGCCCCAGAAAGTAGCTCGTGGCCTTCACCAGCTCCGCCGCCTCCTGCGGGTCGATCCGCGCCTTCCGGGGCGCGGACTCGCCATCCTGCAGCAGGGTGAAGGCCCCCAGTGCCCGCCGCTGCGCGGTCGAGGGCGCGGCCTTGAACACGTAGTGCCCGCCGCGCGCGCCATCCTGCACGTGCTTGCCCAGATCGCCGAAGACCGAGCGGGCAAACATGTCGGCCCGCTTGGGCACGCGTGCCACGTTGGGCTCGTCGATATAGGTCGTGGGCTGATCGACCCGCTTGAGCTTTTCGAAGGGATGCGCCCCGTCCACGAAGCGCCGGCCCTTGTAGGGCACCGCGTTGGAGGCATTCTTGGCGAAGCCCCGCCCCAGCTTCCACGCCGTGCCGAAGGCGCTCTTTGGTTGCTGGCCCAGCGGCACCAAGGGCAGGTCCGGCGCCAGCTCGAAGCGGGTGGTGATCGCCGCCAGCCCGAAACGCGTGCCGATGTAGGGGTGGGTCAGCACGCCGTTCTCCACCGTCACCAGCCCCGCCGCCACGGCGAGCCTGTTCAGGTCCACATCCGAGCAGGAGGCCGTATGCGCCCGCGCGTCACGGCCCAGCACCCGCAGGTAGTTGGCCAGCACCGTCGCTGTCTCCGTGGCCAGCAGGGCCGCGCGATGGGCGTAGGCATCGGCAAACCAAGCCGTCCCCGGCTCATCCTCCATCGGGTCGCGCGGGTTTTCATAGAGAAAGACCACCGCATGGCTGTGCCCCTCGATGGAGGAAGGCGGCGCCTCGGCCGACTCCTTCAGATCGGCCATGATCTGATCCACCCCGGCGGCAAATGTCTTGGTCTGGCGGGTCTGCAACTCCGAGGCCAGCCGCGCGACATCGGGGTTGCGGTGCGGCTCGGCGAGCACGGCGGCCTCCGGCAAGAGGCACACCCCCGTCACCGCCGCATCGGCGAAGTATGAGAAGGCCTTGATGTGGTTGGCGCGCTCCACCGGATCCGTCGGGCAGGCCGAAACCGCGGGGTTCACGATGCCGTCGCGGATCACGTCCATCATCGCCTGATGCTCGCGCATCGCGTTGACGATGGACTCCGGCGCCTCCGAGCGGTCG encodes:
- a CDS encoding 2Fe-2S iron-sulfur cluster-binding protein; the protein is MGIRLFSSKNRPVHMGSYPSELLARTRVMPDLAAVPAFEPLSFDRSEAPESIVNAMREHQAMMDVIRDGIVNPAVSACPTDPVERANHIKAFSYFADAAVTGVCLLPEAAVLAEPHRNPDVARLASELQTRQTKTFAAGVDQIMADLKESAEAPPSSIEGHSHAVVFLYENPRDPMEDEPGTAWFADAYAHRAALLATETATVLANYLRVLGRDARAHTASCSDVDLNRLAVAAGLVTVENGVLTHPYIGTRFGLAAITTRFELAPDLPLVPLGQQPKSAFGTAWKLGRGFAKNASNAVPYKGRRFVDGAHPFEKLKRVDQPTTYIDEPNVARVPKRADMFARSVFGDLGKHVQDGARGGHYVFKAAPSTAQRRALGAFTLLQDGESAPRKARIDPQEAAELVKATSYFLGLDAVGISRCPEWTWYSHDARGEPIVPEHDHAISMIVDQGYETMEGSSGDDWIAVAQSMRAYLRFSLLGGVIARQIRNLGYKAKAHSVMDGEVLQPPLLLLAGLGEVSRIGEVILNPFLGPRLKSGVVTTDLPMAHDKPIDFGLQTFCNSCNKCARECPSGAITAGPKLMFNGYEIWKSDSQKCTTYRITTPGGAMCGRCMKTCPWNLEGLFKEEPFRWVAMHMPQAAPVLARLDDYVENGSLNPVKKWWWDLELQKDGAYRPTEREVNARSLQKDLNLKYEDQTLAVYPAPLAPPPHPYPFPMDREAGIEAYQAMITADEYRRRASEGTLEPFLHRYTADGESPVIQVTVSKVEPIAEGVVKYEFRPVDGKPLPEWQAGAHLDIVVAPDFLRQYSLSGNPADRDHFQIAVLREESGRGGSKLLQRIFSEGRRVFVSKPINHFPLVPEATHSVLLGGGIGITPMIAMAHELHAQGRSFELHYSGRSRETMGFLPDLAGFPWADRVQLHVSCEGTRLDLSAIMAGYEPGWHLYTCGGDRYMSAVMEAAEAAGFPEEARHLEYFAVPEQPDYVNHPFEIRLTKSGKQFTVPADRSAADVLLEKGYPIDLKCSDGICGVCKCGLVSGEVEHRDFVLSKAQRETGIILCQSRAAMENGVLELDL